From a single Diceros bicornis minor isolate mBicDic1 chromosome 6, mDicBic1.mat.cur, whole genome shotgun sequence genomic region:
- the KCNIP2 gene encoding Kv channel-interacting protein 2 isoform X2 — translation MSEILVLPIRPSGAARAGPTRLGAETRPHRALGAELGYRALCRTMNRCPRRCRSPLGQAARSLYQLVTGSLSPGLEQLQEQTKFTRKELQVLYRGFKNECPSGIVNEENFKQIYSQFFPQGDSSTYATFLFNAFDTNHDGSVSFEDFVAGLSVILRGTIDDRLNWAFNLYDLNKDGCITKEEMLDIMKSIYDMMGKYTYPALREEAPREHVESFFQKMDRNKDGVVTIEEFIESCQKVCPHPSPAPEAVGIQEPGNSVVQISGAEGVREWAERICGTFPTAPSPFLPDAQC, via the exons ATGTCTGAGATCTTAGTCTTGCCGATCCGGCCCTCCGGCGCCGCCCGTGCAGGGCCCACTAGGCTGGGGGCGGAGACCAGACCGCACAGAGCCTTGGGGGCGGAGCTTGGCTACCGCGCTCTCTGCCGAACCATGAACCGATGCCCCCGCAGATGCCGGAGCCCATTGGGGCAGGCAGCGCGATCCCTCTATCAGCTGGTGACTGGGTCACTGTCGCCAG GTCTGGAGCAGCTGCAAGAACAAACCAAGTTCACGCGCAAGGAGTTGCAGGTCCTGTACCGGGGCTTCAAGAAT GAATGTCCCAGTGGAATTGTCAATGAGGAGAACTTCAAGCAGATTTACTCCCAGTTCTTTCCTCAAGGAG ACTCCAGCACATATGCCACTTTTCTCTTCAATGCCTTTGACACCAACCATGATGGCTCGGTCAGTTTTGAG GACTTTGTGGCTGGCTTGTCAGTGATTCTTCGGGGAACCATAGATGACAGGCTGAACTGGGCCTTCAACCTGTATGACCTCAACAAGGATGGCTGCATCACCAAGGAG GAAATGCTTGATATCATGAAGTCCATCTATGACATGATGGGCAAGTATACGTATCCTGCACTCCGGGAGGAGGCTCCAAGGGAACACGTGGAGAGTTTCTTCCAG AAGATGGACAGGAACAAGGATGGCGTGGTGACCATTGAGGAATTCATTGAGTCTTGTCAAAAG GTCTGTCCTCATCCTAGTCCTGCCCCGGAGGCTGTAGGAATCCAAGAGCCTGGGAATTCAGTGGTCCAGATCTCTGGAGCTGAAGGGGTCAGGGAGTGGGCAGAGCGTATCTGTGGGACGTTCCCAACTGCTCCCAGCCCCTTCCTGCCTGACGCTCAGTGTTGA
- the KCNIP2 gene encoding Kv channel-interacting protein 2 isoform X7: MNLEGLEMVAVLVVLALFVKVLEQFGLFEPVSLEGLEQLQEQTKFTRKELQVLYRGFKNECPSGIVNEENFKQIYSQFFPQGDSSTYATFLFNAFDTNHDGSVSFEDFVAGLSVILRGTIDDRLNWAFNLYDLNKDGCITKEEMLDIMKSIYDMMGKYTYPALREEAPREHVESFFQKMDRNKDGVVTIEEFIESCQKVCPHPSPAPEAVGIQEPGNSVVQISGAEGVREWAERICGTFPTAPSPFLPDAQC, translated from the exons ATGAACCTGGAAGGACTGGAGATGGTTGCTGTGCTTGTGGTCCTCGCTCTGTTTGTCAAGGTCCTGGAGCAGTTTGGCCTCTTTGAGCCTGTCTCCTTGGAAG GTCTGGAGCAGCTGCAAGAACAAACCAAGTTCACGCGCAAGGAGTTGCAGGTCCTGTACCGGGGCTTCAAGAAT GAATGTCCCAGTGGAATTGTCAATGAGGAGAACTTCAAGCAGATTTACTCCCAGTTCTTTCCTCAAGGAG ACTCCAGCACATATGCCACTTTTCTCTTCAATGCCTTTGACACCAACCATGATGGCTCGGTCAGTTTTGAG GACTTTGTGGCTGGCTTGTCAGTGATTCTTCGGGGAACCATAGATGACAGGCTGAACTGGGCCTTCAACCTGTATGACCTCAACAAGGATGGCTGCATCACCAAGGAG GAAATGCTTGATATCATGAAGTCCATCTATGACATGATGGGCAAGTATACGTATCCTGCACTCCGGGAGGAGGCTCCAAGGGAACACGTGGAGAGTTTCTTCCAG AAGATGGACAGGAACAAGGATGGCGTGGTGACCATTGAGGAATTCATTGAGTCTTGTCAAAAG GTCTGTCCTCATCCTAGTCCTGCCCCGGAGGCTGTAGGAATCCAAGAGCCTGGGAATTCAGTGGTCCAGATCTCTGGAGCTGAAGGGGTCAGGGAGTGGGCAGAGCGTATCTGTGGGACGTTCCCAACTGCTCCCAGCCCCTTCCTGCCTGACGCTCAGTGTTGA
- the KCNIP2 gene encoding Kv channel-interacting protein 2 isoform X1 encodes MSEILVLPIRPSGAARAGPTRLGAETRPHRALGAELGYRALCRTMNRCPRRCRSPLGQAARSLYQLVTGSLSPDSVEDEFELSTVCHRPEGLEQLQEQTKFTRKELQVLYRGFKNECPSGIVNEENFKQIYSQFFPQGDSSTYATFLFNAFDTNHDGSVSFEDFVAGLSVILRGTIDDRLNWAFNLYDLNKDGCITKEEMLDIMKSIYDMMGKYTYPALREEAPREHVESFFQKMDRNKDGVVTIEEFIESCQKVCPHPSPAPEAVGIQEPGNSVVQISGAEGVREWAERICGTFPTAPSPFLPDAQC; translated from the exons ATGTCTGAGATCTTAGTCTTGCCGATCCGGCCCTCCGGCGCCGCCCGTGCAGGGCCCACTAGGCTGGGGGCGGAGACCAGACCGCACAGAGCCTTGGGGGCGGAGCTTGGCTACCGCGCTCTCTGCCGAACCATGAACCGATGCCCCCGCAGATGCCGGAGCCCATTGGGGCAGGCAGCGCGATCCCTCTATCAGCTGGTGACTGGGTCACTGTCGCCAG ACAGCGTGGAAGATGAGTTTGAACTATCCACCGTGTGTCACCGGCCTGAAGGTCTGGAGCAGCTGCAAGAACAAACCAAGTTCACGCGCAAGGAGTTGCAGGTCCTGTACCGGGGCTTCAAGAAT GAATGTCCCAGTGGAATTGTCAATGAGGAGAACTTCAAGCAGATTTACTCCCAGTTCTTTCCTCAAGGAG ACTCCAGCACATATGCCACTTTTCTCTTCAATGCCTTTGACACCAACCATGATGGCTCGGTCAGTTTTGAG GACTTTGTGGCTGGCTTGTCAGTGATTCTTCGGGGAACCATAGATGACAGGCTGAACTGGGCCTTCAACCTGTATGACCTCAACAAGGATGGCTGCATCACCAAGGAG GAAATGCTTGATATCATGAAGTCCATCTATGACATGATGGGCAAGTATACGTATCCTGCACTCCGGGAGGAGGCTCCAAGGGAACACGTGGAGAGTTTCTTCCAG AAGATGGACAGGAACAAGGATGGCGTGGTGACCATTGAGGAATTCATTGAGTCTTGTCAAAAG GTCTGTCCTCATCCTAGTCCTGCCCCGGAGGCTGTAGGAATCCAAGAGCCTGGGAATTCAGTGGTCCAGATCTCTGGAGCTGAAGGGGTCAGGGAGTGGGCAGAGCGTATCTGTGGGACGTTCCCAACTGCTCCCAGCCCCTTCCTGCCTGACGCTCAGTGTTGA
- the KCNIP2 gene encoding Kv channel-interacting protein 2 isoform X4 → MNLEGLEMVAVLVVLALFVKVLEQFGLFEPVSLEDSVEDEFELSTVCHRPEGLEQLQEQTKFTRKELQVLYRGFKNECPSGIVNEENFKQIYSQFFPQGDSSTYATFLFNAFDTNHDGSVSFEDFVAGLSVILRGTIDDRLNWAFNLYDLNKDGCITKEEMLDIMKSIYDMMGKYTYPALREEAPREHVESFFQKMDRNKDGVVTIEEFIESCQKVCPHPSPAPEAVGIQEPGNSVVQISGAEGVREWAERICGTFPTAPSPFLPDAQC, encoded by the exons ATGAACCTGGAAGGACTGGAGATGGTTGCTGTGCTTGTGGTCCTCGCTCTGTTTGTCAAGGTCCTGGAGCAGTTTGGCCTCTTTGAGCCTGTCTCCTTGGAAG ACAGCGTGGAAGATGAGTTTGAACTATCCACCGTGTGTCACCGGCCTGAAGGTCTGGAGCAGCTGCAAGAACAAACCAAGTTCACGCGCAAGGAGTTGCAGGTCCTGTACCGGGGCTTCAAGAAT GAATGTCCCAGTGGAATTGTCAATGAGGAGAACTTCAAGCAGATTTACTCCCAGTTCTTTCCTCAAGGAG ACTCCAGCACATATGCCACTTTTCTCTTCAATGCCTTTGACACCAACCATGATGGCTCGGTCAGTTTTGAG GACTTTGTGGCTGGCTTGTCAGTGATTCTTCGGGGAACCATAGATGACAGGCTGAACTGGGCCTTCAACCTGTATGACCTCAACAAGGATGGCTGCATCACCAAGGAG GAAATGCTTGATATCATGAAGTCCATCTATGACATGATGGGCAAGTATACGTATCCTGCACTCCGGGAGGAGGCTCCAAGGGAACACGTGGAGAGTTTCTTCCAG AAGATGGACAGGAACAAGGATGGCGTGGTGACCATTGAGGAATTCATTGAGTCTTGTCAAAAG GTCTGTCCTCATCCTAGTCCTGCCCCGGAGGCTGTAGGAATCCAAGAGCCTGGGAATTCAGTGGTCCAGATCTCTGGAGCTGAAGGGGTCAGGGAGTGGGCAGAGCGTATCTGTGGGACGTTCCCAACTGCTCCCAGCCCCTTCCTGCCTGACGCTCAGTGTTGA
- the KCNIP2 gene encoding Kv channel-interacting protein 2 isoform X8, producing MRKHLYWKVQEWKYSVEDEFELSTVCHRPEGLEQLQEQTKFTRKELQVLYRGFKNECPSGIVNEENFKQIYSQFFPQGDSSTYATFLFNAFDTNHDGSVSFEDFVAGLSVILRGTIDDRLNWAFNLYDLNKDGCITKEEMLDIMKSIYDMMGKYTYPALREEAPREHVESFFQKMDRNKDGVVTIEEFIESCQKVCPHPSPAPEAVGIQEPGNSVVQISGAEGVREWAERICGTFPTAPSPFLPDAQC from the exons ATGAGGAAGCACTTGTATTGGAAGGTGCAGGAATGGAAGT ACAGCGTGGAAGATGAGTTTGAACTATCCACCGTGTGTCACCGGCCTGAAGGTCTGGAGCAGCTGCAAGAACAAACCAAGTTCACGCGCAAGGAGTTGCAGGTCCTGTACCGGGGCTTCAAGAAT GAATGTCCCAGTGGAATTGTCAATGAGGAGAACTTCAAGCAGATTTACTCCCAGTTCTTTCCTCAAGGAG ACTCCAGCACATATGCCACTTTTCTCTTCAATGCCTTTGACACCAACCATGATGGCTCGGTCAGTTTTGAG GACTTTGTGGCTGGCTTGTCAGTGATTCTTCGGGGAACCATAGATGACAGGCTGAACTGGGCCTTCAACCTGTATGACCTCAACAAGGATGGCTGCATCACCAAGGAG GAAATGCTTGATATCATGAAGTCCATCTATGACATGATGGGCAAGTATACGTATCCTGCACTCCGGGAGGAGGCTCCAAGGGAACACGTGGAGAGTTTCTTCCAG AAGATGGACAGGAACAAGGATGGCGTGGTGACCATTGAGGAATTCATTGAGTCTTGTCAAAAG GTCTGTCCTCATCCTAGTCCTGCCCCGGAGGCTGTAGGAATCCAAGAGCCTGGGAATTCAGTGGTCCAGATCTCTGGAGCTGAAGGGGTCAGGGAGTGGGCAGAGCGTATCTGTGGGACGTTCCCAACTGCTCCCAGCCCCTTCCTGCCTGACGCTCAGTGTTGA
- the KCNIP2 gene encoding Kv channel-interacting protein 2 isoform X5, with the protein MSEILVLPIRPSGAARAGPTRLGAETRPHRALGAELGYRALCRTMNRCPRRCRSPLGQAARSLYQLVTGSLSPDSVEDEFELSTVCHRPEGLEQLQEQTKFTRKELQVLYRGFKNDFVAGLSVILRGTIDDRLNWAFNLYDLNKDGCITKEEMLDIMKSIYDMMGKYTYPALREEAPREHVESFFQKMDRNKDGVVTIEEFIESCQKVCPHPSPAPEAVGIQEPGNSVVQISGAEGVREWAERICGTFPTAPSPFLPDAQC; encoded by the exons ATGTCTGAGATCTTAGTCTTGCCGATCCGGCCCTCCGGCGCCGCCCGTGCAGGGCCCACTAGGCTGGGGGCGGAGACCAGACCGCACAGAGCCTTGGGGGCGGAGCTTGGCTACCGCGCTCTCTGCCGAACCATGAACCGATGCCCCCGCAGATGCCGGAGCCCATTGGGGCAGGCAGCGCGATCCCTCTATCAGCTGGTGACTGGGTCACTGTCGCCAG ACAGCGTGGAAGATGAGTTTGAACTATCCACCGTGTGTCACCGGCCTGAAGGTCTGGAGCAGCTGCAAGAACAAACCAAGTTCACGCGCAAGGAGTTGCAGGTCCTGTACCGGGGCTTCAAGAAT GACTTTGTGGCTGGCTTGTCAGTGATTCTTCGGGGAACCATAGATGACAGGCTGAACTGGGCCTTCAACCTGTATGACCTCAACAAGGATGGCTGCATCACCAAGGAG GAAATGCTTGATATCATGAAGTCCATCTATGACATGATGGGCAAGTATACGTATCCTGCACTCCGGGAGGAGGCTCCAAGGGAACACGTGGAGAGTTTCTTCCAG AAGATGGACAGGAACAAGGATGGCGTGGTGACCATTGAGGAATTCATTGAGTCTTGTCAAAAG GTCTGTCCTCATCCTAGTCCTGCCCCGGAGGCTGTAGGAATCCAAGAGCCTGGGAATTCAGTGGTCCAGATCTCTGGAGCTGAAGGGGTCAGGGAGTGGGCAGAGCGTATCTGTGGGACGTTCCCAACTGCTCCCAGCCCCTTCCTGCCTGACGCTCAGTGTTGA
- the KCNIP2 gene encoding Kv channel-interacting protein 2 isoform X11: MRGQGRNESLSDSRDLDGSYDQLTGHPPGPTKKALKQRFLKLLPCCGPQALPSVSEIGRVFRFLGDSSLPSALAAQASLRPHRPRLLDPDSVEDEFELSTVCHRPEGLEQLQEQTKFTRKELQVLYRGFKNECPSGIVNEENFKQIYSQFFPQGDSSTYATFLFNAFDTNHDGSVSFEDFVAGLSVILRGTIDDRLNWAFNLYDLNKDGCITKEEMLDIMKSIYDMMGKYTYPALREEAPREHVESFFQKMDRNKDGVVTIEEFIESCQKDENIMRSMQLFDNVI, encoded by the exons GCCACCCTCCAGGGCCCACTAAAAAAGCACTGAAGCAGCGGTTCCTCAAGCTGCTGCCATGCTGCGGGCCCCAAGCCCTGCCCTCAGTCAGTGAAA TTGGCCGGGTCTTCCGCTTTCTCGGTGACAGTTCGCTCCCTTCAGCATTAGCCGCCCAAGCCTCCCTCCGCCCCCACAGACCCCGCCTGCTGGACCCAG ACAGCGTGGAAGATGAGTTTGAACTATCCACCGTGTGTCACCGGCCTGAAGGTCTGGAGCAGCTGCAAGAACAAACCAAGTTCACGCGCAAGGAGTTGCAGGTCCTGTACCGGGGCTTCAAGAAT GAATGTCCCAGTGGAATTGTCAATGAGGAGAACTTCAAGCAGATTTACTCCCAGTTCTTTCCTCAAGGAG ACTCCAGCACATATGCCACTTTTCTCTTCAATGCCTTTGACACCAACCATGATGGCTCGGTCAGTTTTGAG GACTTTGTGGCTGGCTTGTCAGTGATTCTTCGGGGAACCATAGATGACAGGCTGAACTGGGCCTTCAACCTGTATGACCTCAACAAGGATGGCTGCATCACCAAGGAG GAAATGCTTGATATCATGAAGTCCATCTATGACATGATGGGCAAGTATACGTATCCTGCACTCCGGGAGGAGGCTCCAAGGGAACACGTGGAGAGTTTCTTCCAG AAGATGGACAGGAACAAGGATGGCGTGGTGACCATTGAGGAATTCATTGAGTCTTGTCAAAAG GACGAGAACATCATGAGGTCCATGCAGCTCTTTGACAATGTCATCTAG
- the KCNIP2 gene encoding Kv channel-interacting protein 2 isoform X6: MSEILVLPIRPSGAARAGPTRLGAETRPHRALGAELGYRALCRTMNRCPRRCRSPLGQAARSLYQLVTGSLSPDSVEDEFELSTVCHRPEGLEQLQEQTKFTRKELQVLYRGFKNECPSGIVNEENFKQIYSQFFPQGDSSTYATFLFNAFDTNHDGSVSFEDFVAGLSVILRGTIDDRLNWAFNLYDLNKDGCITKEEMLDIMKSIYDMMGKYTYPALREEAPREHVESFFQKMDRNKDGVVTIEEFIESCQKGTIMW; the protein is encoded by the exons ATGTCTGAGATCTTAGTCTTGCCGATCCGGCCCTCCGGCGCCGCCCGTGCAGGGCCCACTAGGCTGGGGGCGGAGACCAGACCGCACAGAGCCTTGGGGGCGGAGCTTGGCTACCGCGCTCTCTGCCGAACCATGAACCGATGCCCCCGCAGATGCCGGAGCCCATTGGGGCAGGCAGCGCGATCCCTCTATCAGCTGGTGACTGGGTCACTGTCGCCAG ACAGCGTGGAAGATGAGTTTGAACTATCCACCGTGTGTCACCGGCCTGAAGGTCTGGAGCAGCTGCAAGAACAAACCAAGTTCACGCGCAAGGAGTTGCAGGTCCTGTACCGGGGCTTCAAGAAT GAATGTCCCAGTGGAATTGTCAATGAGGAGAACTTCAAGCAGATTTACTCCCAGTTCTTTCCTCAAGGAG ACTCCAGCACATATGCCACTTTTCTCTTCAATGCCTTTGACACCAACCATGATGGCTCGGTCAGTTTTGAG GACTTTGTGGCTGGCTTGTCAGTGATTCTTCGGGGAACCATAGATGACAGGCTGAACTGGGCCTTCAACCTGTATGACCTCAACAAGGATGGCTGCATCACCAAGGAG GAAATGCTTGATATCATGAAGTCCATCTATGACATGATGGGCAAGTATACGTATCCTGCACTCCGGGAGGAGGCTCCAAGGGAACACGTGGAGAGTTTCTTCCAG AAGATGGACAGGAACAAGGATGGCGTGGTGACCATTGAGGAATTCATTGAGTCTTGTCAAAAG GGCACCATTATGTGGTGA
- the KCNIP2 gene encoding Kv channel-interacting protein 2 isoform X9, protein MRKHLYWKVQEWKCLEQLQEQTKFTRKELQVLYRGFKNECPSGIVNEENFKQIYSQFFPQGDSSTYATFLFNAFDTNHDGSVSFEDFVAGLSVILRGTIDDRLNWAFNLYDLNKDGCITKEEMLDIMKSIYDMMGKYTYPALREEAPREHVESFFQKMDRNKDGVVTIEEFIESCQKVCPHPSPAPEAVGIQEPGNSVVQISGAEGVREWAERICGTFPTAPSPFLPDAQC, encoded by the exons ATGAGGAAGCACTTGTATTGGAAGGTGCAGGAATGGAAGT GTCTGGAGCAGCTGCAAGAACAAACCAAGTTCACGCGCAAGGAGTTGCAGGTCCTGTACCGGGGCTTCAAGAAT GAATGTCCCAGTGGAATTGTCAATGAGGAGAACTTCAAGCAGATTTACTCCCAGTTCTTTCCTCAAGGAG ACTCCAGCACATATGCCACTTTTCTCTTCAATGCCTTTGACACCAACCATGATGGCTCGGTCAGTTTTGAG GACTTTGTGGCTGGCTTGTCAGTGATTCTTCGGGGAACCATAGATGACAGGCTGAACTGGGCCTTCAACCTGTATGACCTCAACAAGGATGGCTGCATCACCAAGGAG GAAATGCTTGATATCATGAAGTCCATCTATGACATGATGGGCAAGTATACGTATCCTGCACTCCGGGAGGAGGCTCCAAGGGAACACGTGGAGAGTTTCTTCCAG AAGATGGACAGGAACAAGGATGGCGTGGTGACCATTGAGGAATTCATTGAGTCTTGTCAAAAG GTCTGTCCTCATCCTAGTCCTGCCCCGGAGGCTGTAGGAATCCAAGAGCCTGGGAATTCAGTGGTCCAGATCTCTGGAGCTGAAGGGGTCAGGGAGTGGGCAGAGCGTATCTGTGGGACGTTCCCAACTGCTCCCAGCCCCTTCCTGCCTGACGCTCAGTGTTGA
- the KCNIP2 gene encoding Kv channel-interacting protein 2 isoform X3, whose product MSEILVLPIRPSGAARAGPTRLGAETRPHRALGAELGYRALCRTMNRCPRRCRSPLGQAARSLYQLVTGSLSPDSVEDEFELSTVCHRPEGLEQLQEQTKFTRKELQVLYRGFKNECPSGIVNEENFKQIYSQFFPQGDSSTYATFLFNAFDTNHDGSVSFEDFVAGLSVILRGTIDDRLNWAFNLYDLNKDGCITKEEMLDIMKSIYDMMGKYTYPALREEAPREHVESFFQKMDRNKDGVVTIEEFIESCQKDENIMRSMQLFDNVI is encoded by the exons ATGTCTGAGATCTTAGTCTTGCCGATCCGGCCCTCCGGCGCCGCCCGTGCAGGGCCCACTAGGCTGGGGGCGGAGACCAGACCGCACAGAGCCTTGGGGGCGGAGCTTGGCTACCGCGCTCTCTGCCGAACCATGAACCGATGCCCCCGCAGATGCCGGAGCCCATTGGGGCAGGCAGCGCGATCCCTCTATCAGCTGGTGACTGGGTCACTGTCGCCAG ACAGCGTGGAAGATGAGTTTGAACTATCCACCGTGTGTCACCGGCCTGAAGGTCTGGAGCAGCTGCAAGAACAAACCAAGTTCACGCGCAAGGAGTTGCAGGTCCTGTACCGGGGCTTCAAGAAT GAATGTCCCAGTGGAATTGTCAATGAGGAGAACTTCAAGCAGATTTACTCCCAGTTCTTTCCTCAAGGAG ACTCCAGCACATATGCCACTTTTCTCTTCAATGCCTTTGACACCAACCATGATGGCTCGGTCAGTTTTGAG GACTTTGTGGCTGGCTTGTCAGTGATTCTTCGGGGAACCATAGATGACAGGCTGAACTGGGCCTTCAACCTGTATGACCTCAACAAGGATGGCTGCATCACCAAGGAG GAAATGCTTGATATCATGAAGTCCATCTATGACATGATGGGCAAGTATACGTATCCTGCACTCCGGGAGGAGGCTCCAAGGGAACACGTGGAGAGTTTCTTCCAG AAGATGGACAGGAACAAGGATGGCGTGGTGACCATTGAGGAATTCATTGAGTCTTGTCAAAAG GACGAGAACATCATGAGGTCCATGCAGCTCTTTGACAATGTCATCTAG
- the KCNIP2 gene encoding Kv channel-interacting protein 2 isoform X10: MNLEGLEMVAVLVVLALFVKVLEQFGLFEPVSLEDSVEDEFELSTVCHRPEGLEQLQEQTKFTRKELQVLYRGFKNECPSGIVNEENFKQIYSQFFPQGDSSTYATFLFNAFDTNHDGSVSFEDFVAGLSVILRGTIDDRLNWAFNLYDLNKDGCITKEEMLDIMKSIYDMMGKYTYPALREEAPREHVESFFQKMDRNKDGVVTIEEFIESCQKDENIMRSMQLFDNVI; the protein is encoded by the exons ATGAACCTGGAAGGACTGGAGATGGTTGCTGTGCTTGTGGTCCTCGCTCTGTTTGTCAAGGTCCTGGAGCAGTTTGGCCTCTTTGAGCCTGTCTCCTTGGAAG ACAGCGTGGAAGATGAGTTTGAACTATCCACCGTGTGTCACCGGCCTGAAGGTCTGGAGCAGCTGCAAGAACAAACCAAGTTCACGCGCAAGGAGTTGCAGGTCCTGTACCGGGGCTTCAAGAAT GAATGTCCCAGTGGAATTGTCAATGAGGAGAACTTCAAGCAGATTTACTCCCAGTTCTTTCCTCAAGGAG ACTCCAGCACATATGCCACTTTTCTCTTCAATGCCTTTGACACCAACCATGATGGCTCGGTCAGTTTTGAG GACTTTGTGGCTGGCTTGTCAGTGATTCTTCGGGGAACCATAGATGACAGGCTGAACTGGGCCTTCAACCTGTATGACCTCAACAAGGATGGCTGCATCACCAAGGAG GAAATGCTTGATATCATGAAGTCCATCTATGACATGATGGGCAAGTATACGTATCCTGCACTCCGGGAGGAGGCTCCAAGGGAACACGTGGAGAGTTTCTTCCAG AAGATGGACAGGAACAAGGATGGCGTGGTGACCATTGAGGAATTCATTGAGTCTTGTCAAAAG GACGAGAACATCATGAGGTCCATGCAGCTCTTTGACAATGTCATCTAG